One genomic segment of Paenibacillus xylanexedens includes these proteins:
- the gmk gene encoding guanylate kinase: MSKGLLVVLSGPSGVGKGTVCSALRKRVPELIYSVSATTRQPRLGEEHGVNYFFRSHEEFQNMIAEDQLLEHAEYVGNYYGTPRDFVEKTINEGRDIILEIEVQGALKVKEKFPEGIFVFLLPPSLDELKDRIQGRGTESQATIDHRMSVAVDEISLLEQYDYAVVNDEIDLACKRIESIIIAEHCKINK, from the coding sequence ATGTCTAAGGGATTACTGGTAGTGTTGTCCGGCCCATCTGGGGTCGGGAAGGGTACTGTATGCAGCGCTTTGCGCAAACGGGTGCCGGAATTGATCTATTCTGTATCGGCGACAACCCGTCAGCCTCGTCTTGGTGAAGAACATGGTGTGAACTATTTCTTCAGAAGTCATGAAGAGTTCCAGAACATGATTGCTGAAGATCAATTGTTGGAACATGCGGAGTATGTTGGTAATTATTACGGAACACCGCGTGATTTTGTAGAGAAAACGATTAACGAAGGCCGCGACATCATTCTGGAGATTGAGGTTCAAGGCGCGTTAAAAGTGAAAGAGAAATTCCCGGAAGGGATCTTTGTTTTCCTGCTTCCTCCTTCATTGGACGAGCTGAAAGATCGCATTCAGGGCCGTGGTACCGAAAGCCAAGCGACCATTGATCACCGGATGTCCGTGGCGGTTGATGAGATCAGTCTGCTGGAGCAGTATGATTACGCTGTTGTTAATGATGAAATTGATTTGGCGTGCAAGAGAATAGAAAGCATCATAATCGCCGAACATTGTAAGATCAATAAATAA
- a CDS encoding cation-translocating P-type ATPase encodes MEHTKWHQLSDEELRNTLGVSPQEGLTDEAVAEKRKVVGSNELSEGKRISPITLLLNQFKDFMVLVLMGATLVSGLLGEYLDAVTIVAIIVLNAILGFVQEFRAERSLRALKQLSAPLAKVLRSGQEVHLAAKQLVPGDIIMVESGDRIPADVRWLQTNSLDVEESALTGESVPVSKHCLPIADEDVPLGDQKNIGFMGTMVTRGTAKGVVIRTGMKTEMGKIADLIQNTEEQETPLQHRLEQLGKILIFVALGLTIMVVVAGILHGQPAVGMFLAGVSLAVAAIPEGLPAIVTIALALGVQRMIKRKAIVRKLPSVETLGCASVICSDKTGTLTQNKMTVTDVWLEGRSIKVTGDGYAPEGQMLENGRTVELKSDQSLRRMLQISALCNNASIVESAASEVGSKKKGKDNKKDVKKNTKKGDLQEETVQRDNVFWELKGDPTEGALVILASKMGLTPAGLKELYARQQEFPFDSERKRMSVLVHHQGGRMIYTKGAPDVLIGHCSYILWEGKVVPFTGTLRQKVMAANESMAGAALRVLGMAYREVRPEEKVADEHAAESQLVFVGLAGMIDPPRREVRDAIATCRKAGIRTVMITGDHGTTAEAIAHQLGILPRGGASLSGQQLAGMTDDQLDKQVEGIYVFSRVSPEHKLRIVKSLQRKGHVVAMTGDGVNDAPAIKAADIGIAMGITGTDVTKEASALILSDDNFSTIVAAIEEGRNIYENIRKFIRYLLASNVGEILTMFFAMMMGLPLPLVPIQILWVNLVTDGLPAMALGVDQPEKDLMEHKPRGAKENIFARRLGWKIVSRGVLIGLCTLGAFWLTLQAAPDNPGQLIKAQSVAFATLVLAQLIHVFDCRSSRSIFHRNPLQNKYLVLAVISSVVLMLVVMYVEPLQPIFKTVPLGLREWAICIVAAGIPTFLMGAGSVWGGRRNRRRMGGSGRFVPKSTKFSA; translated from the coding sequence ATGGAACATACCAAGTGGCATCAACTTAGTGATGAAGAGCTTCGTAACACTCTTGGCGTCAGCCCGCAGGAAGGATTGACGGATGAAGCTGTAGCAGAGAAGAGGAAAGTGGTCGGTTCGAATGAGCTGAGCGAGGGGAAACGCATTTCTCCAATTACATTGCTCTTGAATCAGTTCAAGGATTTTATGGTGCTGGTGTTGATGGGAGCAACGTTGGTATCCGGATTACTGGGTGAGTATCTGGATGCGGTAACGATTGTGGCTATTATCGTACTGAATGCTATTCTGGGGTTTGTACAGGAATTCCGGGCTGAACGATCTCTTCGTGCATTGAAACAGTTGTCTGCACCTCTTGCCAAAGTGCTTCGTTCAGGCCAGGAAGTACACCTTGCCGCCAAACAACTTGTCCCCGGGGATATTATCATGGTGGAGAGTGGGGACCGCATACCCGCTGATGTGCGCTGGCTGCAAACGAACAGTCTGGATGTCGAGGAGTCGGCACTTACCGGGGAATCGGTTCCTGTAAGCAAACATTGCCTTCCGATTGCGGACGAGGACGTTCCGCTGGGTGATCAGAAGAATATTGGTTTTATGGGTACCATGGTCACTCGTGGCACAGCCAAAGGTGTGGTTATCCGTACGGGGATGAAGACCGAGATGGGCAAAATTGCCGATCTAATCCAGAATACGGAGGAGCAAGAAACACCGTTACAGCACAGGCTGGAGCAATTGGGCAAAATTCTGATTTTTGTCGCATTGGGATTAACCATTATGGTTGTCGTCGCAGGGATATTGCACGGACAACCAGCCGTTGGCATGTTTCTGGCAGGGGTCAGCCTCGCGGTGGCTGCCATACCGGAGGGTCTGCCGGCAATTGTAACCATTGCACTTGCACTAGGCGTACAGCGTATGATCAAACGTAAAGCCATTGTACGCAAACTGCCTTCTGTCGAGACCCTTGGTTGTGCATCCGTAATCTGTTCGGATAAGACTGGCACGCTCACCCAGAACAAGATGACGGTAACGGATGTGTGGCTGGAGGGACGCAGCATCAAGGTTACCGGGGATGGTTATGCACCTGAAGGTCAGATGCTGGAGAACGGTCGTACGGTGGAACTGAAGAGTGACCAGTCCCTGCGCAGAATGCTTCAGATCAGCGCGCTTTGCAACAATGCGAGTATTGTGGAAAGTGCTGCAAGCGAGGTGGGGAGCAAGAAAAAGGGCAAGGATAACAAAAAGGACGTCAAGAAAAATACGAAAAAAGGTGATCTCCAAGAAGAAACCGTTCAACGAGACAATGTATTCTGGGAGCTGAAAGGCGATCCGACGGAAGGGGCACTCGTCATACTGGCCTCCAAAATGGGGCTTACTCCTGCCGGACTCAAAGAGTTGTATGCCCGCCAGCAGGAATTCCCGTTTGATTCGGAGCGTAAACGCATGTCGGTCCTGGTTCATCATCAGGGAGGCCGAATGATCTATACCAAAGGTGCACCGGATGTGTTGATCGGACACTGTAGTTATATTTTGTGGGAAGGCAAGGTTGTACCTTTCACTGGAACACTGCGACAGAAAGTAATGGCTGCAAATGAGAGCATGGCCGGAGCAGCACTACGTGTCCTCGGAATGGCCTACCGTGAAGTGCGGCCGGAAGAAAAAGTGGCTGACGAACACGCCGCCGAAAGTCAGCTTGTTTTCGTAGGACTTGCAGGTATGATTGATCCGCCGCGTCGTGAAGTGCGAGATGCGATTGCCACATGCCGCAAGGCGGGGATTCGAACTGTCATGATCACAGGTGATCATGGAACAACGGCAGAAGCCATTGCTCATCAGTTGGGGATTCTTCCCCGCGGAGGGGCTTCGTTAAGTGGTCAGCAACTGGCAGGCATGACAGACGATCAACTGGATAAACAGGTAGAGGGCATATACGTGTTCTCAAGGGTATCTCCGGAACACAAGCTTCGCATCGTGAAATCGTTACAGCGCAAAGGGCATGTCGTCGCCATGACGGGTGATGGAGTTAATGATGCTCCAGCCATTAAAGCAGCAGACATCGGGATCGCGATGGGCATTACGGGTACAGATGTCACGAAGGAAGCTTCGGCGCTCATTCTGAGTGATGATAACTTCTCAACCATTGTGGCTGCCATTGAAGAAGGCCGTAATATTTATGAGAACATTCGCAAGTTTATCCGTTATTTGCTGGCATCAAACGTGGGCGAAATATTGACAATGTTCTTTGCAATGATGATGGGCCTACCGCTACCACTCGTGCCTATTCAGATTCTGTGGGTTAACCTGGTGACGGATGGTTTGCCTGCAATGGCGCTCGGGGTAGATCAGCCTGAGAAAGATTTGATGGAACACAAACCCCGTGGAGCCAAGGAAAATATTTTTGCGCGGAGACTGGGTTGGAAAATCGTTAGCCGGGGTGTGTTGATTGGATTATGCACACTCGGAGCGTTCTGGCTTACCCTTCAGGCTGCACCGGATAATCCGGGGCAACTGATCAAGGCACAGTCGGTGGCATTCGCGACACTCGTTTTGGCGCAACTCATTCATGTCTTTGATTGCCGTAGTTCGCGGTCGATCTTCCACCGGAATCCACTACAGAACAAATATCTGGTTCTTGCTGTGATTTCATCGGTTGTACTGATGCTGGTTGTCATGTACGTTGAACCCTTGCAGCCGATCTTCAAAACCGTACCGCTTGGTTTGCGTGAGTGGGCGATCTGTATCGTTGCTGCGGGCATTCCCACGTTCCTTATGGGCGCAGGCAGCGTCTGGGGTGGTCGTCGTAACCGCCGCCGTATGGGTGGTTCTGGCCGCTTCGTACCGAAAAGTACAAAGTTTTCAGCATAA
- the rpoZ gene encoding DNA-directed RNA polymerase subunit omega — MLYPSIDEMMNKVDSKYSLVVAASRRARQLREGEKTDLRGARSHKQVGVALEEIYGDLLVVIKGQDEEEE, encoded by the coding sequence ATGCTGTATCCTTCTATTGATGAAATGATGAACAAAGTCGACAGCAAGTATTCCCTTGTTGTTGCTGCTTCCCGCCGGGCTAGACAGCTACGTGAAGGTGAAAAAACGGATTTAAGAGGTGCGAGATCCCATAAGCAAGTTGGCGTTGCACTGGAAGAAATCTATGGAGACCTGCTCGTTGTCATCAAAGGACAGGACGAAGAAGAAGAGTAA
- a CDS encoding bifunctional homocysteine S-methyltransferase/methylenetetrahydrofolate reductase has translation MKADLRKVMQERVLVGDGAMGTFLYQMGFPVGISYEELNLISPEVVADVHRRYRDAGTEIFETNTYSANYDKLSKFGLESKVEDVNRAGVRIAKEVAGDTGYVLGAVGSIRGGKRTNVSTSELKRFYQQQISALLDEGVDGILLETFYDIEEMDIALLQARKLSDLPVIGQFAVEDVGHTLDGYTMPEAFRIMREQGADVIGFNCRSGPNGIMRAMETVSGRIGIPMSVYPNAGAADYVDGQFRYGATPEYFGQTAVQFAELGARIIGGCCGTTPDHITAMKEALADYVPSPILEPDPSESKPRIVLHEHVDERSGRGGQPTIVDLVKHRHTVIVELDPPRDLDIAKFMKGAETLKAAGADALTLADNSLAVTRMSNMALGHLVQDRTGLRPLVHIACRDRNLIGTQSHMMGFDALSINHVLAVTGDPARFGDLPGSSSVYDLTSFEIIRMIKQLNDGVAFSGKPLKQKAGFVIGAAFNPNVKYLEKAVQRLEKKIASGADYIMTQPIYDPELIVAMHEATKHLDVPIFVGVMPLASGRNAEYLHNEVPGIQLSDEVRSRMAGLEGEEGRAMGVKIAKELLDVATAHFKGIYLMTPFMFYGMTAELTQYVWEKSEHQCPTCFNPNNQLQ, from the coding sequence ATGAAGGCGGATTTGCGCAAAGTTATGCAGGAACGGGTTCTCGTTGGAGATGGGGCCATGGGAACATTTCTGTACCAAATGGGGTTCCCGGTGGGGATTTCATATGAAGAATTAAACTTGATTTCACCTGAAGTAGTGGCGGATGTACATCGCCGTTATCGGGATGCAGGTACAGAAATATTTGAAACAAATACGTATTCTGCCAATTACGACAAGTTGTCCAAGTTCGGTCTGGAGTCCAAGGTGGAGGACGTGAACCGTGCCGGCGTACGCATCGCCAAAGAGGTAGCTGGAGATACCGGTTATGTGCTTGGTGCAGTTGGTTCCATTCGAGGTGGCAAGCGGACAAACGTGTCAACGAGTGAACTGAAACGCTTTTATCAACAACAGATCTCTGCACTGCTAGATGAAGGCGTGGATGGCATTTTGCTTGAGACCTTCTATGATATCGAGGAAATGGATATTGCCCTTTTGCAAGCGCGCAAGCTAAGTGATCTGCCCGTAATTGGACAGTTCGCGGTAGAGGATGTAGGACACACACTGGACGGATATACAATGCCTGAAGCCTTCCGTATTATGCGGGAGCAGGGTGCGGACGTCATTGGTTTTAACTGTCGCTCAGGTCCAAACGGGATTATGCGTGCCATGGAAACCGTCTCCGGACGTATTGGTATTCCAATGTCCGTCTACCCGAACGCGGGTGCCGCAGATTATGTGGATGGTCAGTTCCGTTATGGTGCGACTCCGGAGTACTTTGGTCAGACGGCAGTGCAATTTGCTGAACTGGGCGCTCGTATTATCGGCGGTTGCTGTGGTACGACACCTGATCATATTACCGCTATGAAAGAGGCGCTTGCTGACTATGTGCCTTCGCCCATTCTGGAGCCTGATCCGTCAGAATCCAAACCGCGTATTGTGTTGCATGAACATGTGGATGAGCGTTCCGGACGTGGCGGACAGCCTACGATCGTTGATCTGGTCAAGCATCGTCACACCGTTATCGTTGAACTTGACCCGCCACGTGACTTGGACATTGCCAAGTTCATGAAAGGTGCCGAGACACTGAAAGCAGCCGGAGCCGATGCCCTGACACTGGCCGATAATTCACTCGCGGTTACACGCATGAGCAACATGGCGCTGGGTCACCTCGTTCAGGATCGCACGGGCCTTCGTCCACTGGTGCATATTGCCTGCCGTGACCGGAATCTGATTGGAACGCAGTCCCACATGATGGGATTTGATGCTTTGAGTATTAATCATGTACTGGCTGTAACAGGAGATCCTGCAAGATTTGGCGATCTGCCTGGTTCGAGCTCGGTATACGATCTGACTTCTTTTGAAATCATACGCATGATCAAACAGTTGAACGATGGAGTGGCTTTCTCAGGTAAACCGCTGAAGCAAAAAGCTGGTTTTGTCATCGGAGCGGCATTTAATCCTAATGTGAAATATTTGGAGAAAGCTGTACAACGTCTGGAGAAGAAAATTGCCTCTGGCGCTGATTACATCATGACACAACCGATCTATGATCCTGAGTTGATTGTAGCAATGCACGAAGCGACCAAACATCTGGATGTGCCCATTTTTGTAGGTGTAATGCCGCTGGCGAGTGGACGGAATGCAGAGTATCTGCACAACGAGGTTCCCGGAATTCAGCTCTCGGATGAAGTGCGTTCCCGTATGGCCGGTCTGGAAGGCGAAGAAGGCCGTGCGATGGGAGTAAAAATTGCCAAAGAACTGCTGGACGTAGCAACAGCGCATTTCAAAGGCATCTATCTCATGACACCGTTTATGTTCTACGGCATGACTGCCGAACTGACTCAATACGTATGGGAGAAGTCGGAGCATCAATGTCCTACTTGTTTCAACCCTAATAATCAATTACAATAG
- a CDS encoding YicC/YloC family endoribonuclease, producing MSFSMTGYGQSAFHFGGYKVQLEIKSVNHRYCEVMMRLPREWTYYEDGLRKIVQSRLKRGRIDVYVMKEKEEDQALPAVLNEQTVRAYLQAAEQLETQYGLQGKPSIVDMLGLPDVMVHSDGTSSIPEEQKDEWERVLQEGLKEALSSLEQMRAREGLHLASDLERRISRLESLHTEMLNLAPTVVSDYRNKLRQRLTEMQEEGSFPFDEHKLGMEIAMFADRSNIEEELTRLQSHFGQSRELLKNDEPVGRKLDFLIQEMNREVNTIGSKANHLALVNRVVEMKAELEKIREQAANIE from the coding sequence ATGTCATTCAGTATGACCGGATACGGTCAATCCGCCTTTCATTTTGGCGGCTATAAGGTACAATTAGAGATCAAATCTGTTAATCATCGTTATTGCGAAGTGATGATGCGTCTGCCAAGAGAGTGGACGTATTATGAAGACGGTTTGAGGAAGATCGTACAGAGTCGTTTGAAACGTGGGCGGATTGATGTTTATGTAATGAAAGAAAAAGAGGAAGACCAGGCTCTTCCCGCTGTTCTGAATGAACAGACGGTCAGGGCCTATCTGCAGGCTGCAGAGCAACTGGAGACCCAATATGGATTGCAGGGCAAACCAAGTATTGTGGATATGCTTGGGCTGCCGGACGTCATGGTTCATTCGGATGGGACAAGTTCCATTCCCGAAGAGCAGAAGGACGAATGGGAGCGAGTTCTGCAGGAAGGATTGAAAGAGGCTCTGTCCAGCCTTGAACAGATGCGCGCTCGCGAGGGTCTTCATCTGGCCAGTGATCTGGAACGGCGGATTTCCCGTCTGGAGTCACTGCATACCGAGATGCTTAATCTTGCACCAACTGTAGTAAGTGATTATCGCAACAAGCTAAGACAAAGGCTTACGGAAATGCAGGAAGAAGGCTCTTTCCCTTTTGATGAGCATAAATTGGGTATGGAAATTGCAATGTTTGCCGATCGTTCTAACATAGAAGAGGAGCTTACGCGTCTACAGAGTCACTTTGGACAGAGCAGGGAACTGCTGAAGAATGATGAGCCCGTAGGTCGTAAGTTGGACTTTCTAATTCAAGAGATGAATCGGGAAGTCAATACGATTGGATCAAAAGCCAACCATTTGGCTCTGGTGAATCGTGTTGTCGAGATGAAGGCGGAGCTGGAGAAGATTCGTGAGCAAGCTGCGAATATCGAATGA
- the dapF gene encoding diaminopimelate epimerase, with amino-acid sequence MEFTKMHGLGNDFIVVFGEKELPADAAELAVKWCNRFFGIGADGLVYILPSEKADFQMRIMNSDGSEAEQCGNAIRCVSKYVYDHGHVNQEQITIETIGAGVQPVSLNIRDGKVETVRVDMGEPILNGLQVPTTVDANPVVDHYIEANGHAFKFTAVSMGNPHAVIYVDDAVNFDLTTWGPLLEVHPMFPKKINVEFATVRDRGYVDMRVWERGAGPTLACGTGACATLVSSVLNGHTDRTAVISLKGGDLHIEWNEADNHVYMTGPAEVVFKGITS; translated from the coding sequence ATGGAATTTACGAAAATGCATGGACTTGGTAACGATTTTATCGTTGTATTTGGTGAAAAGGAGCTTCCGGCAGATGCTGCAGAATTGGCTGTGAAATGGTGCAACCGGTTCTTTGGTATCGGTGCGGACGGCCTGGTTTATATACTGCCTTCAGAAAAGGCAGACTTTCAGATGCGTATCATGAATTCGGACGGTTCGGAAGCAGAGCAGTGCGGTAATGCCATTCGCTGTGTATCCAAATACGTATACGATCATGGTCACGTGAACCAGGAGCAGATCACCATTGAAACGATTGGTGCAGGGGTACAACCTGTAAGTCTCAACATTCGTGATGGTAAAGTGGAAACGGTTCGTGTTGACATGGGTGAGCCGATCCTGAACGGCCTTCAAGTGCCTACAACGGTGGATGCCAACCCAGTGGTTGATCACTACATTGAAGCGAATGGACATGCGTTCAAATTCACTGCCGTATCCATGGGTAATCCACATGCGGTTATCTATGTAGATGACGCTGTGAATTTTGACCTCACGACTTGGGGCCCACTTCTTGAAGTGCATCCGATGTTTCCGAAAAAAATCAATGTGGAATTCGCCACAGTTCGTGACCGTGGATATGTGGACATGCGTGTATGGGAACGCGGAGCGGGTCCAACACTAGCTTGTGGAACCGGAGCTTGTGCAACACTGGTATCCTCTGTCCTGAATGGACATACAGATCGTACAGCAGTCATCAGCCTCAAGGGTGGGGATCTCCACATTGAGTGGAATGAAGCTGACAATCATGTGTACATGACTGGACCTGCTGAAGTTGTTTTTAAGGGAATCACTTCATAA
- the remA gene encoding extracellular matrix/biofilm regulator RemA, translating into MAIKLINIGFGNIVSANRIISIVSPESAPIKRIIQEARDRHMLIDATYGRRTRAVIITDSDHVILSAVQPETVAHRLSSKDDDNDE; encoded by the coding sequence ATGGCAATCAAACTCATTAACATTGGATTCGGTAACATCGTATCGGCGAACCGGATTATATCCATCGTGAGTCCGGAATCGGCGCCGATCAAGAGAATTATACAAGAGGCAAGAGATCGTCACATGCTGATTGATGCAACGTACGGAAGACGTACTCGTGCCGTAATTATTACGGATAGCGATCATGTCATTTTGTCTGCAGTTCAGCCTGAGACGGTCGCCCATCGTCTTTCTTCGAAAGATGATGATAACGACGAATAA
- the coaBC gene encoding bifunctional phosphopantothenoylcysteine decarboxylase/phosphopantothenate--cysteine ligase CoaBC: protein MLNGKKIVLGVTGGIAAYKAATLCSRLVQKGADVHVIMTASATQFITELTLQTLTRNTVYTDTFDEREPAVVSHIHLADLADLVLVAPATANVIAKMAHGMADDMLSTTLLATTAPVMIAPAMNVHMYDHPAVKHNMNLLVERGAMMIEPGEGLLACGYVGKGRLEEPESIVDVVERFFEQRESAGISRQGQAPLLQGKKVVVTAGGTIERIDPVRYITNDSSGKMGFAIAAAARDLGADVKLVMGSTQSKPPENVELIPVQSAQDMYEAVTREWDDADIVVKAAAVADYRPKEVYTEKIKKKGDTLSLELIKNIDILETLGKQKTHQFLIGFAAETQSVEMYAREKLERKNCDLIVANDVTRTGAGFGTDTNAVHIYDREGLVEELPVMAKDDVAHRLLRIAAERIAGRN from the coding sequence ATGTTGAACGGTAAAAAAATCGTGCTTGGTGTGACTGGCGGCATAGCCGCTTACAAAGCGGCAACATTATGCAGCAGACTGGTGCAAAAGGGAGCGGATGTTCATGTGATCATGACAGCTTCTGCTACACAGTTTATTACCGAATTGACGCTGCAAACGTTGACCCGAAACACCGTATATACCGATACATTTGATGAGCGTGAACCAGCAGTCGTATCTCATATTCATCTGGCCGATCTGGCGGATCTTGTTCTGGTTGCTCCGGCAACAGCCAATGTCATTGCCAAGATGGCGCATGGCATGGCAGATGATATGCTCTCAACGACTCTTCTTGCCACGACAGCCCCTGTCATGATTGCTCCAGCGATGAATGTACATATGTATGATCATCCAGCTGTAAAGCATAATATGAACCTGCTTGTTGAACGGGGCGCCATGATGATTGAACCGGGTGAAGGTCTGCTTGCGTGTGGATATGTGGGCAAGGGACGTCTGGAAGAACCGGAGAGCATTGTGGATGTGGTAGAACGTTTCTTTGAACAGCGAGAGTCTGCAGGCATTAGTCGGCAGGGACAAGCTCCATTGTTACAAGGCAAGAAGGTTGTTGTTACGGCTGGAGGTACGATTGAGCGCATTGATCCAGTACGATACATTACGAACGATTCATCTGGCAAAATGGGATTTGCCATAGCCGCAGCTGCGCGTGATCTGGGGGCAGATGTGAAATTGGTTATGGGCAGTACCCAATCCAAGCCACCGGAGAACGTGGAGTTGATCCCTGTACAGTCTGCACAGGATATGTATGAAGCGGTAACACGCGAGTGGGACGATGCTGATATCGTGGTTAAGGCGGCGGCAGTTGCCGATTATCGTCCAAAGGAAGTTTATACCGAGAAGATCAAGAAGAAAGGCGACACGCTGTCGCTCGAACTTATTAAAAATATAGATATTCTTGAAACACTGGGCAAACAGAAAACCCATCAGTTTTTGATTGGTTTTGCTGCGGAGACTCAGTCAGTTGAGATGTATGCACGTGAGAAATTGGAACGGAAAAACTGTGATCTGATCGTAGCCAATGATGTAACCCGCACGGGTGCAGGATTTGGAACAGACACCAACGCGGTACATATCTATGACCGGGAAGGTTTGGTGGAGGAGCTTCCAGTGATGGCCAAGGACGATGTGGCTCATCGGTTGCTCCGGATTGCGGCGGAGCGCATTGCCGGGAGGAATTAG
- a CDS encoding Rqc2 family fibronectin-binding protein: MALDGIVTRAIVHELQGCIGGRISKIHQPNGHDVVLTLRAQRGNSKLLVSASPTYPRVHYTEKTFLNPTEAPMFCMLLRKHCEGAIIEEIRQIGMERIIHINVRQRDELGDVSVKRIIIELMGRHSNIILLDPVTGTILDGIHHVTPSISSYRVIMPGFAYTAPPEQHKSNPLEVSRTAFEDSYHAAEEDASRWLVNSFSGLSPLIAGEIAARGIAAEGTVSTQAVVEGESRVEAGALWNAFEAVMGPVRDHIYTPVTGMNAKGKMIFSAVHLQSIQDLEKTYDTMSKCMEDYYGDKAERDTVKQRVSDLLRFLQNERSKNIKKLDNLNKDLLEADDADKFRLWGELLFASLHQVHKGDKSVELVNFYDEDQANITIQLDPLLTPSDNAQRYFKRYNKYKNSLAVIHEQLGKTKDEIDYLDNLLQQLSIASMNDIEEIRDELVQQGYLRDRNKKGKKKKKSDRPTVHQFTSSEGIDILVGKNNLQNEYVTNRLASSNDTWLHTKDIPGSHVVIRSTDFGEATLEEAAQLAAYFSQAKESSSVPVDYTFIRHVRKPSGAKPGFVIYDHQKTLFVTPNDELIKSLPSTIKNG, translated from the coding sequence ATGGCATTGGACGGCATTGTAACACGGGCCATTGTTCATGAACTGCAAGGCTGCATTGGTGGACGTATCAGCAAAATCCATCAGCCGAATGGCCATGACGTAGTTCTCACCCTGCGTGCTCAGCGCGGAAATAGTAAATTGCTTGTTTCGGCAAGCCCAACCTATCCCCGTGTGCATTATACGGAAAAGACATTCCTTAACCCTACGGAAGCACCCATGTTCTGCATGTTGCTCCGTAAGCACTGTGAAGGTGCAATCATTGAGGAGATCCGTCAGATTGGCATGGAGCGTATTATCCACATCAATGTGCGCCAGCGCGACGAACTGGGGGATGTTTCGGTTAAACGGATCATCATTGAATTGATGGGGCGTCACAGTAATATTATTTTGCTTGATCCTGTTACAGGAACGATTCTGGATGGCATTCATCATGTGACTCCTTCCATCAGTAGCTACCGGGTAATCATGCCTGGATTCGCGTATACTGCCCCACCCGAGCAACATAAAAGTAATCCGCTCGAAGTGAGTCGTACAGCATTCGAGGACAGCTATCATGCCGCTGAAGAAGATGCATCACGCTGGCTTGTGAACTCCTTTAGCGGTCTTAGCCCGTTAATTGCGGGAGAGATTGCTGCTCGTGGAATTGCTGCTGAAGGCACAGTGAGTACTCAAGCTGTGGTTGAGGGTGAAAGCCGAGTTGAGGCTGGTGCACTCTGGAACGCTTTTGAAGCCGTGATGGGGCCTGTCAGAGATCATATCTACACACCTGTAACCGGAATGAACGCCAAAGGCAAAATGATTTTCTCGGCCGTTCATCTTCAGAGCATTCAGGACTTGGAGAAAACCTATGACACGATGAGCAAGTGCATGGAGGATTACTACGGAGACAAGGCAGAACGGGACACGGTTAAACAGAGAGTAAGTGATCTGCTCCGTTTTCTGCAGAATGAGCGAAGCAAAAACATCAAAAAGCTGGACAACCTGAACAAGGATCTGCTGGAAGCGGACGATGCGGACAAGTTCAGACTATGGGGTGAGTTGCTGTTTGCCTCCCTGCATCAGGTTCACAAAGGGGACAAGAGCGTGGAGCTTGTGAACTTCTACGATGAAGACCAAGCCAACATTACCATTCAGCTTGATCCACTGCTCACACCGTCTGACAACGCACAACGTTATTTCAAGCGTTATAACAAATATAAGAACAGTCTGGCTGTCATTCATGAGCAGCTTGGCAAAACCAAAGACGAGATCGACTATCTCGATAACCTGTTACAGCAGCTCTCCATTGCATCGATGAACGATATTGAGGAAATACGGGACGAGCTTGTACAGCAAGGATACCTTCGTGACCGTAATAAAAAGGGTAAAAAGAAGAAGAAAAGTGACCGTCCAACCGTACACCAGTTCACCTCCTCCGAGGGGATTGATATTCTTGTGGGCAAAAACAACCTGCAAAATGAGTATGTGACCAACCGTCTTGCTTCTTCCAACGACACCTGGCTGCATACCAAAGACATTCCAGGTTCACATGTCGTTATTCGCAGTACAGACTTTGGTGAAGCTACATTGGAAGAAGCAGCTCAGCTTGCTGCCTACTTCAGCCAAGCCAAGGAGTCCAGCAGTGTGCCTGTGGATTACACGTTTATCCGTCATGTGCGCAAACCAAGTGGTGCGAAGCCTGGTTTTGTGATCTATGATCATCAGAAGACGTTGTTTGTCACGCCAAATGATGAATTGATCAAGAGTCTGCCATCCACGATTAAAAATGGATAG